The Pseudomonas asiatica genome has a segment encoding these proteins:
- a CDS encoding YheU family protein, which yields MLIPYDQLQAETLTRLIEDFVTRDGTDNGDDTPLETRVLRVRQALAKGQAFILFDLESQQCQLLAKHDVPRELLD from the coding sequence ATGCTGATCCCCTACGACCAACTGCAAGCCGAAACCCTGACCCGCCTGATCGAGGACTTCGTCACCCGTGACGGTACCGACAACGGCGACGACACCCCGCTGGAAACCCGCGTGCTGCGGGTGCGCCAGGCATTGGCCAAGGGCCAGGCGTTCATCCTGTTCGACCTGGAAAGCCAGCAGTGCCAGTTGCTGGCCAAGCATGATGTGCCCCGCGAGCTGCTCGACTAG
- a CDS encoding cation acetate symporter has protein sequence MIRHAKALAVLACGAFAPAVWAADALTGEVQKQPLNVSAIAMFVAFVAFTLGITYWASKRNKSASDYYAAGGKITGFQNGLAIAGDYMSAASFLGISALVFTSGYDGLIYSIGFLVGWPIILFLIAERLRNLGKYTFADVASYRLGQKEIRTLSASGSLVVVAFYLIAQMVGAGKLIELLFGLDYHVAVILVGILMCLYVLFGGMLATTWVQIIKAVLLLSGASFMALMVMKHVGFDFNTLFSEAIKVHAKGEAIMSPGGLVKDPISAFSLGLALMFGTAGLPHILMRFFTVSDAKEARKSVLYATGFIGYFYILTFIIGFGAILLVSTNPDFKDAAGALLGGNNMAAVHLANAVGGSVFLGFISAVAFATILAVVAGLTLAGASAVSHDLYASVWRKGKANDKDEIRVSKITTVALGVLAIGLGILFEKQNIAFMVGLAFSIAASCNFPVLLLSMYWKKLTTRGAMIGGWLGLVSAVTLMILGPTIWVQILGHEKPIYPYEYPALFSMLIAFVGIWFFSVTDKSKAAEDERALFFPQFVRSQTGLGASGAVSH, from the coding sequence ATGATTCGCCACGCCAAAGCCCTGGCCGTACTGGCCTGCGGAGCCTTCGCACCCGCCGTGTGGGCCGCCGATGCCCTGACCGGCGAGGTGCAGAAGCAACCGCTGAACGTCTCCGCGATCGCCATGTTCGTGGCCTTCGTCGCCTTCACCCTCGGCATCACCTACTGGGCCTCCAAGCGCAACAAGTCGGCGTCGGACTACTACGCCGCCGGTGGCAAGATCACCGGCTTCCAGAACGGCCTGGCGATTGCCGGCGACTACATGTCGGCCGCCTCGTTCCTGGGTATTTCCGCACTCGTGTTCACCTCTGGCTACGACGGCCTGATCTACTCGATCGGCTTCCTGGTCGGCTGGCCGATCATCCTCTTCCTGATCGCCGAACGCCTGCGCAACCTGGGCAAGTACACCTTCGCCGACGTGGCCTCGTACCGCCTCGGGCAGAAGGAGATCCGCACCCTGTCGGCCTCCGGTTCGCTGGTGGTGGTGGCGTTCTACCTGATCGCGCAGATGGTCGGTGCCGGCAAGCTGATCGAGCTGCTGTTCGGCCTGGACTACCACGTGGCGGTGATCCTGGTGGGTATCCTGATGTGCCTGTACGTCCTGTTCGGCGGCATGCTGGCCACCACCTGGGTACAGATCATCAAGGCCGTGTTGCTGCTGTCCGGTGCCAGCTTCATGGCGCTGATGGTGATGAAGCACGTGGGCTTCGACTTCAACACCCTGTTCTCCGAAGCGATCAAGGTGCACGCCAAGGGCGAGGCGATCATGAGCCCGGGCGGCCTGGTCAAGGACCCGATCTCGGCGTTCTCGCTGGGCCTGGCGCTGATGTTCGGTACCGCCGGCCTGCCGCACATCCTGATGCGCTTCTTCACCGTCAGTGACGCCAAGGAAGCGCGCAAGAGCGTGCTGTACGCCACCGGCTTCATCGGCTACTTCTACATCCTCACCTTCATCATCGGCTTTGGCGCCATCCTGCTGGTCAGCACCAACCCGGACTTCAAGGACGCCGCTGGCGCCCTGCTGGGTGGCAACAACATGGCAGCGGTGCACCTGGCCAATGCCGTGGGTGGCAGCGTGTTCCTCGGCTTCATCTCGGCTGTTGCCTTCGCCACCATCCTGGCGGTGGTCGCCGGCCTGACCCTGGCCGGTGCCTCGGCGGTGTCCCACGACCTGTACGCCAGTGTATGGCGCAAGGGCAAGGCCAACGACAAGGACGAGATCCGCGTGTCTAAGATCACCACCGTCGCCCTGGGCGTACTGGCGATCGGCCTGGGCATCCTGTTCGAGAAGCAGAACATCGCCTTCATGGTCGGCCTGGCGTTCTCCATCGCGGCCAGCTGCAACTTCCCGGTACTGCTGCTCTCGATGTACTGGAAGAAGCTGACCACCCGCGGTGCCATGATTGGCGGCTGGCTGGGCCTGGTGAGTGCGGTGACACTGATGATCCTCGGCCCGACCATCTGGGTGCAGATCCTCGGCCACGAGAAGCCGATCTACCCGTACGAGTACCCGGCGCTGTTCTCGATGCTGATCGCCTTCGTCGGTATCTGGTTCTTCTCGGTCACCGACAAGTCCAAGGCTGCCGAAGACGAACGTGCGCTGTTCTTCCCGCAGTTCGTGCGTTCGCAGACTGGCCTGGGCGCTTCGGGTGCTGTTTCGCACTGA
- a CDS encoding DUF485 domain-containing protein, translated as MNDSIYLSIQNSPRFKELVTKRERFAWILSAIMLGLYCAFILLIAYGPQILGTKLSPESSITWGIPLGVGLIVSAFVLTAIYVRRANGEFDELNKAILKEAQQ; from the coding sequence ATGAACGACAGCATTTACCTCTCGATACAAAACAGCCCCCGCTTCAAGGAGCTGGTCACCAAACGCGAACGGTTCGCCTGGATTCTCTCGGCGATCATGCTCGGCCTGTACTGCGCCTTCATCCTCCTGATCGCCTACGGTCCTCAGATCCTGGGCACCAAGCTCAGCCCTGAGTCGTCGATTACCTGGGGTATTCCCCTGGGCGTCGGCCTGATCGTCTCGGCATTCGTCCTGACCGCCATCTACGTACGCCGCGCCAACGGCGAATTCGATGAGCTGAACAAGGCCATCCTGAAGGAGGCGCAACAATGA
- a CDS encoding SDR family oxidoreductase, giving the protein MQNRIMITGAGSGLGREIALRWAREGWRLALADVNEAGLRETLELARAAGGEGFVQRCDVRDYSQLTALAQACTEQFGGIDVIVNNAGVASGGFFAELSLEDWDWQIAVNLMGVVKGCKAFLPLLERSKGRIINIASMAALMQGPGMSNYNVAKAGVLALSESLLVELRQLEVAVHVVCPSFFQTNLLDSFRGPNPAMKAQVGKLLEGSPINAADIAEYIHRQVAAGEFLILPHEAGRQAWQLKRQAPERLYDEMAEMAVKMRAKAQSR; this is encoded by the coding sequence ATGCAAAACCGCATCATGATCACCGGCGCCGGATCCGGCCTCGGTCGCGAGATCGCCCTGCGCTGGGCGCGTGAGGGCTGGCGCCTGGCGCTGGCCGATGTCAACGAAGCCGGCCTGCGCGAAACCCTGGAGCTGGCCCGCGCAGCTGGCGGCGAAGGCTTTGTCCAGCGTTGCGATGTGCGCGACTACAGCCAGCTCACCGCCCTGGCCCAGGCTTGCACCGAACAGTTCGGTGGTATCGACGTGATCGTCAACAACGCCGGCGTCGCTTCGGGCGGGTTCTTCGCCGAACTGTCGCTGGAGGACTGGGACTGGCAGATCGCGGTCAACCTGATGGGAGTGGTCAAGGGCTGCAAGGCCTTCCTGCCGCTGCTGGAGCGCAGCAAGGGGCGGATCATCAACATCGCCTCGATGGCCGCGCTGATGCAGGGCCCGGGCATGAGCAACTACAACGTGGCCAAGGCCGGCGTGCTGGCCCTGTCGGAAAGCCTGCTGGTCGAGCTACGCCAATTGGAGGTGGCGGTGCATGTGGTGTGCCCGTCGTTCTTCCAGACCAACCTGCTGGACTCGTTCCGCGGGCCGAACCCGGCGATGAAAGCCCAGGTTGGCAAGCTGCTGGAAGGCTCGCCGATCAATGCGGCGGACATCGCCGAGTACATCCACCGGCAGGTTGCCGCTGGCGAGTTCCTGATCCTGCCCCATGAGGCCGGGCGCCAGGCCTGGCAACTGAAGCGCCAGGCCCCTGAGCGGCTGTACGACGAGATGGCCGAAATGGCGGTGAAAATGCGGGCCAAGGCTCAGTCGCGATGA
- a CDS encoding DUF3309 family protein yields the protein MTTILIIILILLLIGGLPVFPHSRSWGYGPSGIIGVVLVVLLVLLLLGMI from the coding sequence ATGACCACGATTCTCATCATCATCCTGATCCTTCTGCTGATTGGTGGCTTACCGGTCTTCCCGCACTCGCGCAGCTGGGGCTATGGCCCGTCCGGCATCATCGGCGTGGTGCTGGTAGTTCTGCTGGTTTTGTTGCTACTAGGCATGATCTAG
- the csrA gene encoding carbon storage regulator CsrA produces the protein MLVIGREVGEIIVIGDDIRIMVVETRDGVVRFGVDAPRQVPVHRAEVYKRIKEGQKDKARGI, from the coding sequence ATGCTGGTAATAGGGCGCGAAGTGGGAGAGATCATCGTGATTGGTGATGACATTCGGATCATGGTCGTGGAGACGCGGGACGGGGTGGTGCGCTTTGGCGTGGATGCACCACGGCAGGTGCCGGTGCATCGGGCCGAGGTGTACAAGCGCATCAAGGAAGGGCAGAAAGATAAAGCCCGGGGAATCTGA